A region of Deinococcus rubellus DNA encodes the following proteins:
- a CDS encoding bifunctional nicotinamide-nucleotide adenylyltransferase/Nudix hydroxylase yields MSMSQPEPINRTRRRTFGVYIGRFEPPHAAHLEVMREALMQVQKLIVVIGSARAARNAKNPFTAEERQAVILDLLREAGIKSSRVLFVHVRDYYYNESLWLSEVQRGVAAHTHGSSDVALIGHLKDESSYYLRSFPAWEFLPTHVVSNLSATEVRRAYFEDDLERVRSIVPPAVWVFLERFRQTPDFAELQAEYRYVQDYRSAWQGTPYPVVFVTTDAVVIRSGHVLVVRRAEHPGRGRLAMPGGFLNTAETLLASCIREVVEETGLQISDLAAYQRSQAVFDYPGRSLRGRTVSHAFQFDLGIGQLPVLRPGSDAADAFWLPLSEALASPELFFEDHHAIIEHFLMRG; encoded by the coding sequence ATGAGTATGTCTCAGCCAGAGCCGATCAACCGGACCCGCAGACGCACCTTTGGTGTCTATATCGGGCGCTTTGAGCCGCCCCACGCCGCGCACCTGGAAGTGATGCGAGAAGCGCTGATGCAGGTGCAGAAGCTGATCGTGGTGATCGGCTCGGCCAGGGCGGCGCGCAACGCCAAGAACCCGTTCACTGCCGAGGAGCGCCAGGCGGTCATTCTGGACCTGCTGCGCGAGGCGGGCATCAAATCCAGCCGGGTGCTGTTCGTGCATGTGCGCGATTACTACTACAACGAATCGCTGTGGCTCAGCGAGGTGCAGCGCGGCGTGGCGGCCCACACCCACGGCAGCAGCGACGTGGCGCTGATCGGGCATCTCAAGGACGAGAGCAGTTATTACCTGAGATCGTTTCCGGCCTGGGAATTCCTGCCGACGCATGTGGTCAGCAATCTCAGCGCCACCGAGGTGCGCCGCGCCTATTTCGAAGACGATCTGGAACGGGTGCGAAGCATCGTGCCGCCCGCCGTGTGGGTGTTTCTGGAGCGCTTCCGGCAGACCCCCGACTTCGCCGAGTTGCAGGCCGAGTACCGCTATGTGCAGGACTACCGGTCGGCCTGGCAGGGCACGCCGTATCCGGTGGTGTTCGTGACCACCGACGCGGTGGTGATTCGCAGCGGGCACGTGCTGGTGGTGCGCCGCGCCGAGCATCCGGGACGCGGGCGGCTGGCAATGCCGGGCGGATTCCTGAACACTGCCGAAACGCTGCTGGCTTCCTGTATCCGCGAGGTGGTGGAGGAAACCGGGCTGCAAATCAGCGATCTGGCGGCGTATCAGCGCTCGCAGGCGGTGTTCGATTATCCGGGACGCAGCCTGCGCGGACGCACCGTCTCTCACGCCTTCCAGTTCGATCTGGGCATCGGGCAACTGCCGGTGCTGAGGCCGGGCAGTGATGCTGCCGACGCCTTCTGGTTGCCGCTCAGCGAAGCGCTGGCTTCACCGGAGCTGTTCTTCGAAGACCACCACGCCATCATCGAGCACTTCTTGATGCGGGGATAG
- a CDS encoding ADP-ribosylglycohydrolase family protein, with protein sequence MFTSPTPDQIGGVLFGSAYGDALAAPTEFIHSLAYIRQSFAPNGPTDLHGGRVTDDTQMMLTVARALLDAPELIPAALETTLRAEFTLWLHDPENNRAPGHTCLTACRNLQRGGAWQAATVTRSKGCGANMRVQPVGLIADDATRAGAAQLQAALTHGHPTALAAADLTAQAIWLLISGTAPPQLAQALTAHAQAQREVYRADWLGDVWQYYGASDPQHYISEGWDECLGVLGRLEAALTSDIHDDADPCDLTGEGWIAEEAFATGLLCFLLTPTDPVESLRRAAVTKGDSDSLACLAGAFAGAYLGLGAFPAQWRGQIEYAEELRRCSAAFEVKQLK encoded by the coding sequence ATGTTCACTTCGCCCACCCCAGATCAGATCGGCGGTGTTCTCTTCGGCTCGGCCTACGGCGACGCGCTGGCCGCGCCCACCGAGTTCATACACAGCCTGGCGTACATCCGGCAGTCGTTTGCGCCGAACGGCCCGACTGACCTTCACGGGGGCCGCGTCACCGACGATACCCAGATGATGCTGACGGTGGCCCGCGCCCTGCTGGACGCACCGGAACTCATCCCGGCGGCGCTGGAAACCACGCTGAGGGCTGAATTCACCTTGTGGCTCCACGACCCCGAAAACAACCGCGCCCCCGGCCACACCTGCCTGACCGCCTGCCGGAACTTGCAGCGGGGCGGCGCTTGGCAGGCGGCCACCGTGACCCGGAGCAAGGGCTGCGGGGCGAACATGCGCGTGCAGCCGGTGGGCTTGATCGCTGACGACGCCACCCGTGCGGGCGCAGCCCAACTGCAAGCCGCCCTGACGCACGGCCACCCCACCGCTCTGGCCGCCGCCGACCTGACCGCACAGGCGATCTGGTTGCTGATTTCGGGCACTGCGCCGCCGCAGTTGGCCCAGGCACTGACCGCCCACGCCCAGGCCCAGCGCGAGGTCTACCGTGCCGACTGGCTGGGCGATGTCTGGCAGTATTACGGCGCGTCTGATCCGCAACACTACATCTCGGAAGGCTGGGACGAGTGCCTGGGCGTGCTGGGCCGCCTGGAGGCCGCGCTCACTTCCGACATTCATGACGACGCCGACCCCTGCGACTTGACCGGGGAAGGCTGGATTGCCGAGGAAGCGTTCGCCACCGGGCTGCTGTGCTTCCTGCTGACGCCGACTGACCCGGTAGAAAGCCTGCGCCGTGCTGCCGTCACGAAGGGCGACAGCGACTCGCTGGCCTGTCTCGCCGGAGCGTTTGCCGGGGCTTACCTGGGGCTGGGGGCGTTTCCGGCGCAGTGGCGAGGGCAGATTGAGTACGCAGAAGAGTTGAGGCGCTGCTCGGCGGCGTTTGAAGTCAAGCAACTGAAATAG
- a CDS encoding nicotinate phosphoribosyltransferase, giving the protein MNLLNDNNIILDTDSYKSSHFLQYPPGTRKLFSYLESRGGRYPATRFFGLQYILKRYLSVRVTAEMVEEARALITAHGEPFPYDGWMHIVTAHGGRLPLEIRAVPEGMLVPVHNALMTVTNTDPAVPWLPGWFETSLMRVWYTTTVATQSYFLREILKAALEQTSDRAAEELPFKLHDFGSRGVSSRESAGLGGLAHLINFQGSDTLEALRTGRNYYGADIAAFSIPAAEHSTITSWGKEHEVNAYRNMVEKFGKPGGVYAVVSDSYDLKYAINVHWGETLRQQVIDSGGTLVVRPDSGDPASMVRLAVRALAAKFGTTTNSKGFMLLNHVRVIQGDGVDENSIREILQNLIVDGFSTENVTFGMGGALLQKVDRDTQRFAYKASAALIDGPDGQYFQPIYKDPVTDPGKRSKDGVLDLVREGQRLVTRQYQTFDTEYPDSVMRVVYRDGELLVEETLDVVRGRA; this is encoded by the coding sequence ATGAACCTCTTAAACGACAACAACATTATTCTGGACACCGACAGCTACAAGTCCAGCCACTTCTTGCAGTACCCTCCCGGTACCCGCAAACTGTTTTCCTACCTGGAATCGCGCGGTGGGCGCTATCCGGCCACCCGGTTTTTCGGGTTGCAGTACATCCTCAAGCGTTACCTGAGCGTGCGCGTCACCGCCGAGATGGTGGAGGAGGCCAGAGCGCTCATCACCGCGCACGGCGAGCCGTTTCCGTATGACGGCTGGATGCACATCGTCACCGCGCACGGCGGGCGCTTGCCGCTGGAGATTCGCGCCGTGCCGGAAGGGATGCTCGTCCCCGTTCATAACGCCCTGATGACTGTCACCAACACTGACCCCGCCGTGCCCTGGCTGCCCGGCTGGTTTGAAACGTCACTGATGCGCGTCTGGTACACCACCACTGTCGCCACCCAGAGTTACTTCCTGCGCGAGATTCTGAAAGCTGCCCTGGAGCAGACCTCCGACCGGGCCGCCGAGGAACTGCCGTTCAAACTGCACGACTTCGGCAGCCGTGGCGTGAGCAGCCGCGAGAGCGCGGGCCTGGGCGGGCTGGCGCACCTGATCAACTTTCAGGGCAGCGACACGCTGGAAGCCCTCCGCACCGGGCGCAACTATTACGGGGCCGACATTGCCGCCTTCTCCATTCCCGCCGCCGAGCACAGCACCATCACCAGTTGGGGCAAGGAACACGAGGTCAACGCCTACCGCAACATGGTGGAAAAGTTCGGCAAGCCCGGCGGCGTCTACGCGGTGGTGAGCGACAGTTACGACCTCAAATACGCCATCAACGTGCACTGGGGCGAAACCTTGCGCCAGCAGGTCATCGACAGCGGCGGAACCCTGGTGGTGCGGCCCGACAGCGGCGACCCAGCCTCGATGGTGCGTCTGGCGGTTCGCGCTCTGGCGGCCAAATTCGGCACGACCACCAACAGTAAGGGCTTCATGCTTCTGAATCATGTGCGGGTCATTCAGGGCGACGGCGTGGACGAAAACTCTATCCGCGAGATTTTGCAGAACCTGATCGTGGACGGCTTCAGCACCGAGAACGTCACCTTCGGCATGGGCGGTGCGCTGCTGCAAAAGGTGGACCGCGACACCCAGCGCTTTGCTTACAAGGCCAGCGCCGCGCTGATCGACGGCCCTGACGGGCAGTACTTCCAGCCGATTTACAAAGACCCGGTGACCGACCCCGGCAAGCGCAGCAAGGACGGCGTGCTCGATCTGGTGCGCGAAGGCCAGCGCCTGGTGACCAGGCAGTACCAGACCTTCGACACCGAGTACCCAGACAGCGTGATGCGTGTGGTGTACCGCGACGGCGAACTGCTGGTGGAAGAGACGTTGGATGTGGTGAGGGGGCGGGCGTGA
- a CDS encoding nicotinamide mononucleotide transporter family protein, with protein sequence MNINWLTTLPPLLLDLSGAAAVLVSLYFLFAKARAYWHWSNASLLPYFLLFVGGGQWMLAGLQVTYLLFGIHGLYLWHLEARRDRGELTFNEPLWYGVTWVASLAIFAYTTIATDFAESWNWVQFAAVTLALIANFATTRKWAWSWPVWVTVNAVQAIYFFHTAYWALFGLQFILGAMSVYGYFAWRKDERRVVEFA encoded by the coding sequence GTGAATATCAACTGGCTCACCACTCTCCCGCCCCTCCTCCTTGACCTTTCCGGTGCGGCAGCCGTTCTCGTCTCCCTCTACTTTCTCTTCGCCAAGGCGCGGGCGTACTGGCACTGGTCAAACGCCTCGCTGCTGCCGTACTTCCTGCTGTTTGTCGGCGGCGGCCAGTGGATGCTGGCGGGCTTGCAAGTCACGTATCTGCTGTTCGGCATTCACGGCCTCTATCTCTGGCACTTGGAGGCGCGGCGCGACAGGGGAGAGCTGACCTTCAACGAGCCGCTGTGGTACGGCGTGACCTGGGTGGCGAGCCTCGCCATCTTCGCCTACACCACCATCGCCACCGACTTTGCAGAATCCTGGAACTGGGTGCAGTTCGCGGCGGTCACGCTGGCCCTCATCGCCAACTTCGCCACCACCCGCAAATGGGCCTGGAGCTGGCCGGTGTGGGTCACGGTCAACGCGGTGCAGGCGATTTACTTTTTCCACACGGCGTACTGGGCCCTGTTCGGCCTGCAATTTATTCTGGGAGCCATGAGCGTCTACGGCTACTTTGCCTGGAGGAAAGACGAAAGGCGCGTGGTCGAGTTTGCCTGA
- a CDS encoding AAA family ATPase: MPESQHFRHGLIVGKFAPLHAGHEALIRFALSRCERVSVWVYSRPDFPAMPSPVRRNWLREVFPAHLFPQLILLPDAPNPPLNNAPDAEHQQYVKTVLDAWNVRPDVVVTSEAYGPLLAERLNIAHLPFDPERRQTPISGTAIRADIHASRHFLNPLVYAHFVERVALVGAESTGKSTLTAVLAGDFGTHFVREYGREVYEREDGKLTPEHFLEIALSHRALEDEAARMPGLNRYLFVDTTAATTLMWSYLLCRTALPELHALADDARCRYSHTFLCADDLAHEQDGWRSNTEVRTVQQAFIMQDMATRGVRSHEVGGELTARIRQVRATLEAATLDGRGVQELPLTFLHKEAPP, translated from the coding sequence TTGCCTGAGTCTCAACACTTCCGCCACGGCCTGATCGTCGGCAAGTTCGCCCCGCTGCACGCCGGACACGAAGCGCTGATCCGCTTTGCCTTGTCGCGCTGCGAACGGGTCAGCGTGTGGGTCTACAGCCGCCCCGACTTCCCGGCCATGCCCTCGCCTGTGCGCCGCAACTGGCTGCGCGAGGTGTTCCCGGCCCACCTGTTCCCGCAACTGATCCTGCTCCCCGACGCGCCCAATCCGCCCCTCAACAATGCGCCCGACGCCGAGCATCAGCAGTATGTCAAGACTGTGCTGGACGCCTGGAATGTGCGCCCCGACGTGGTGGTGACCAGCGAAGCCTATGGCCCCCTGCTGGCCGAGCGCCTCAACATTGCCCACCTTCCATTCGACCCCGAACGCCGCCAGACGCCGATCAGCGGCACGGCCATTCGCGCCGACATTCACGCTTCGCGCCACTTCCTGAACCCGCTGGTCTACGCGCATTTCGTCGAGCGGGTCGCCCTGGTCGGCGCGGAAAGCACGGGAAAGAGCACCCTGACAGCAGTGCTGGCAGGCGACTTCGGCACCCATTTCGTCCGCGAATATGGCCGCGAGGTTTACGAGCGCGAGGACGGCAAACTGACGCCTGAACATTTTCTGGAAATTGCCCTCAGCCACCGCGCCCTGGAAGACGAGGCCGCCCGCATGCCGGGCCTGAACCGCTACCTGTTCGTGGACACCACCGCCGCCACCACCCTGATGTGGTCGTATCTGCTGTGCCGCACGGCCCTGCCCGAACTGCATGCCCTGGCCGACGATGCCAGGTGTCGTTACTCTCACACCTTTCTGTGTGCTGACGATTTAGCGCACGAGCAGGACGGCTGGCGCAGCAATACCGAGGTTCGCACCGTTCAGCAGGCGTTCATCATGCAGGATATGGCGACGCGGGGCGTTCGTTCCCACGAAGTCGGGGGAGAGCTGACCGCCCGTATCCGGCAGGTCCGTGCCACTCTAGAAGCTGCAACTTTGGATGGACGCGGCGTGCAGGAGCTTCCACTAACCTTCTTGCATAAGGAGGCTCCACCATGA
- a CDS encoding TM2 domain-containing protein, giving the protein MTQPDSEGNGINLNKSDPSNELRIDPPHTQAQSHDVPNWVDEATRQTQTSPTPLPRVPEPQPDFNARQPAARVTGDALPLSIVPQGEIGTRKLVAGLLAIFLGAFGAHKFYLGRTTPGLIVLLTHLGGWFVTLVLSILTLGLGAIILVPLMGLVASALCIVGLIEGVVYLTRSDEEFNQTYLIGKKDWF; this is encoded by the coding sequence ATGACCCAGCCTGATTCCGAAGGTAACGGTATCAACCTCAACAAGTCAGACCCGTCCAACGAACTGCGTATCGACCCGCCCCACACCCAGGCGCAGTCCCATGACGTGCCGAACTGGGTGGACGAGGCGACCCGGCAGACCCAGACCTCGCCAACACCTTTGCCCCGCGTGCCTGAGCCGCAGCCCGACTTCAACGCCCGCCAGCCTGCCGCACGCGTGACTGGCGACGCCTTGCCCCTCAGCATCGTGCCGCAGGGCGAAATCGGTACCCGTAAGCTGGTGGCCGGACTGCTGGCAATTTTCCTGGGTGCGTTCGGAGCGCACAAATTCTACCTGGGCCGCACCACGCCGGGCCTGATCGTCTTGCTGACCCACCTCGGCGGCTGGTTCGTGACGCTGGTGCTGAGCATCCTCACGCTGGGTCTGGGGGCCATCATTCTGGTGCCGCTGATGGGGCTGGTGGCCTCGGCGCTGTGCATCGTCGGCCTGATCGAAGGCGTTGTCTACCTGACCCGCAGCGACGAGGAATTCAACCAGACTTACCTGATCGGCAAGAAAGACTGGTTCTGA